GGCCCGGCGTCTGCCCGCATCTGGGCGCGCCGCTGAAGGACAGTCCGGTGCGCTGCGGCACCCTCCTCTGCCACTGGCACGGACTCGCCCTGTCCGGCGGCCCGTTCGCGGGATGGGAGCCGCTGCCCGCGTACGACGACGGTGTGCTGGTGTGGGTGCGTCTGGACGACGTGGGCGGCGAGTCGCCCCTCGAAGCCCCCGTGGTGCCGGTGCGGCCGGCCCGTGCGGAGTCGCTGTCGGCGGTCTACGTCGGCGTCGGTGTCTGCGAGCCGGAGGACGTGGTCGCCAACCGGCTGGATCCGTGGCACGGCGCCTGGTTCCACCCGTACTCCTTCGTCGGCCTGACCGTCGTCGACGTGCCCGCCGCGCAGGAGGACGGCTTCACGGTCGACGTGTCCTTCAGGCTCACCGGGCGGCTCGTCGTGCCGGTGCGGGCGGTGTTCACCGCGCCCGAGCCGCGCACGGTCGTCATGCGCATCACCGAGGGCGAGGGAGAGGGCTCGGTGGTGGAGACCCATGCGACCCCGCTCGCGCCCGACGACCGGGGCAGGCCCCGGACAGCGGTGGTGGAGGCCGTCGTGGCCGCGTCGGACCGGCCCGGTTTCGCCCTGGCCCGCAGGGCGGCGCCGCTCCTGCGACCGCTCGTACGGGCTGCCGCGGGCCGCCTGTGGCGCGACGACCTCGCGTACGCGGAGCGGCGCTGGCACCTCCGCTCGACCGGCCGCTTCCCGGGGTGAGCCGGCGGGGCCTACGCAGGGAGTGACAAGGGAGCGGAAGGAGAAAGGAACCATGTCGGACCGGCCCACGGCGGAGCCGGCCCCGGAGCTGCCCCGCCACGGGGTGACCACGGGCTTCCTCGCGCGCAGGCTGGGGGTGTCACCGACGACGCTGCGTTCCTGGGACCGCCGCTACGGCCTGGGACCCGCCGTACGGGCCGAAGGCCGTCAGCGGCGCTGGTCGCCCGACGACGTGGCGATGCTGCAGGAGATGTGCCGGCTGACGGCTGCGGGAGTGCCACCGGCGGAGGCCGCCCGCGCCGCCCTCGAGCGGGCACGAGGAAAGGCCGCCGAGGCGTCCGTCGTGCCCCCGGGCGCGCGTCCCGGTGCCGTCGACACGGCCGCGCTCCCTGCCCCGCCCCTCCGGGCACCGCGCGGTCACCACCCGGCCTCCGCCCTGCCCCTGGGCGACGTACGCCAGGAATGCCGCGGTCTGGCCCGTGCCGCCGTCCGGCTCGACGCGGTGGCCGTGCAGGAACAACTGTCGGCGGTGGTGCGCGACCACGGGCTCGTCGTCGCGTGGGAAGAGGTGATGGTGCCCACCCTGCGGGCGGTCGGCCGCAAGTGGGAGTCCTCCGGCGACCGCTACGTGGAGGTGGAGCACCTGTTGTCCTGGCACATCTCCACCACGCTGCGCCACGCGCACCTTTCGGCGCCACGGCCGGCGGGGGAGGCCGCGCCCGTGCTGCTGGCCTGTCTGCCCGACGAGCACCACACGCTGCCGCTGGAGGCGCTCGGCGCCGCACTGGCGGAGCGGCACGTGCCGGTGCTGATGCTCGGCGGAGCGGTCCCCGCCGAAGCGCTGGACGGTGCCGTACGACGCGTCGCCCCGGCCGCGGTCGCCCTGTGGGCCCAGTCGCGGTCGACCGTCGGCCTGCCGCTGGCCCAGCACATCGCCGCGGCCCGCTGGGGGATCCGCGGCGCGCGCAGACACAGCCCCGTCCTGCTGTGCGGGCCCGGGTGGGGCCGCCGCACCCCCGAGGAACTGCTGCGGCCGTCCGGACTGCGCGACGCGGTCACCACACTCGTCCCCCTCTCCGCCGCGACACGACCGTGACGGGGGCGGCCGAGAGCGCAGGGGAGGCGGACAGCCCGGAGGCCGAGCCTCAGTGACCGGGCTCGTCGCGGCGGCAGTACAGGAAGAGGTGGGGCTCGGGTCCGGCGTCCGGATGGTCCGGGGTGAAGACGGCGCTGTGCCGGGACAGGACCGTCAGCCCCGCCGCCTCCACCATCCCGACGACACCCTCCTCGGCGAAGCTGGTCGCGCGGACCGGCCGGCCCATGAAGACCACCTCGACGTCCTCCGCGTCCACGGGCACGGTGGACAGCACCAGATGCCCACCCGGCCTGAGGGCGAGGGCGAGGCGCCGCGTCAGCGCCGACTGCTCGGCACGGGGCATCTGCAGCAGCGAGAAGAACACGCACACGCCGTCGAACGACTCGGCGTCGAGGGGGAGATCGCGGATGTCGCCGCAGCGGAACTCGGCCTCGGGGACCTGGCGGGCGGCGAGTTCGACCATGACGGGGGAGATGTCGACGCCCAGCACCCGGTGGCCCGCCTCGACCAGCGCGGCCGCCGTCGGCCGCCCCGTACCGCTGCCCACGTCCAGCGTCCGCGCGGCCGGCGGCAGCCGTTCGACAAGCCATTCCAGGGCCGACAGATGGGCGGGAGCGTGGGCGAACGCCTTCTCGTAGACGGGGCCCAGCGCGTCGAACAGCACGGCGGCGGGCGGCCGTCGGTCCTCGTGCCTCACGTCGACGTCCCTTCGTTCACCGGCCCGTATCGTCGCACCCACCGCACACCGGCCACAACGGGCTCCCGGTGCGCGTGCGTCCCGACGTGCCGGGCGGGGGAGAATGGGCACCGTACTCAACGGTCGACCTTTGCGGAGGAGCGGGGACATGCAGAACGCGCGAGCGGGCCAGGTCGCCGGGCACGAGGACCTCGTCGACGTGGCCCGTCTGGTCACGGCGTACTACGCCCTGCGTCCGGACCCGGCCGACCCCGGGCAGCGGGTGGCCTTCGGCACCTCGGGACATCGCGGCTCGTCCCTCGCGACGGCGTTCAACGACGACCACATCGCGGCCACCAGCCAGGCGATCTGCGAGTACCGCGCCGCCCAGGGCACCGACGGGCCCCTCTTCCTCGGCGCCGACACGCACGCCCTGTCCGAGCCCGCGCGGGTCACGGCCCTCGAGGTGTTCGCCGCCAACGACGTGACCGTCCTCATCGACCAGGCCGACGGCTACACGCCCACTCCGGCGGTCTCGCACGCCATCCTCACCCACAACCGCGGCCGCGCGTCCGGTCTCGCCGACGGCGTGGTGGTCACCCCCTCGCACAACCCGCCCGCCGACGGCGGCTTCAAGTACAACCCGCCGAGCGGCGGACCGGCCGGTTCCGAGGCGACCTCCTGGATCCAGGACCGGGCCAACGACATCATCGCGAGCGGCCTCAAGGACGTACGGCGCATCCCGTACGCCCGTGCCCTGGCCGCTCCCGGCACCGGCCGCCACGACTTCCTCGGGGCCTACGTGGCGGACCTGCCGAGCGTGCTGGACCTGGACGCGATCCGGGCCGCCGGCGTACGGATCGGCGCCGACCCGCTCGGCGGCGCCTCGGTCGCCTACTGGGGCCGCATCGCCGAACAGCACCGGCTCGACCTCACGGTGGTGAACCCGCTCACCGACCCCACCTGGCGTTTCATGACGCTCGACTGGGACGGCAAGATCCGCATGGACTGCTCCTCGCCGTACGCCATGGCCTCGCTCATCGAACGGCGCGAGCAGTTCGACATCGCGACCGGCAACGACGCCGACGCCGACCGGCACGGCATCGTCACACCGGACGGCGGCCTGATGAACCCCAACCACTATCTGGCCGTGGCGATCTCGTACCTCTTCTCGCACCGGGAGCGGTGGCCCGCGACCGCCGGGATCGGCAAGACCCTGGTGTCGTCCAGCATGATCGACCGGG
This genomic stretch from Streptomyces deccanensis harbors:
- a CDS encoding class I SAM-dependent methyltransferase yields the protein MRHEDRRPPAAVLFDALGPVYEKAFAHAPAHLSALEWLVERLPPAARTLDVGSGTGRPTAAALVEAGHRVLGVDISPVMVELAARQVPEAEFRCGDIRDLPLDAESFDGVCVFFSLLQMPRAEQSALTRRLALALRPGGHLVLSTVPVDAEDVEVVFMGRPVRATSFAEEGVVGMVEAAGLTVLSRHSAVFTPDHPDAGPEPHLFLYCRRDEPGH
- a CDS encoding MerR family transcriptional regulator, which gives rise to MSDRPTAEPAPELPRHGVTTGFLARRLGVSPTTLRSWDRRYGLGPAVRAEGRQRRWSPDDVAMLQEMCRLTAAGVPPAEAARAALERARGKAAEASVVPPGARPGAVDTAALPAPPLRAPRGHHPASALPLGDVRQECRGLARAAVRLDAVAVQEQLSAVVRDHGLVVAWEEVMVPTLRAVGRKWESSGDRYVEVEHLLSWHISTTLRHAHLSAPRPAGEAAPVLLACLPDEHHTLPLEALGAALAERHVPVLMLGGAVPAEALDGAVRRVAPAAVALWAQSRSTVGLPLAQHIAAARWGIRGARRHSPVLLCGPGWGRRTPEELLRPSGLRDAVTTLVPLSAATRP
- a CDS encoding DUF5914 domain-containing protein gives rise to the protein MNPRRPVRRRRYPLTLHRDPVPWERQRPTWREARPALIADALKRAQARPSGNWYVVGATRDIRDDRPLARTIAGREVVVWRAADGRLVAGPGVCPHLGAPLKDSPVRCGTLLCHWHGLALSGGPFAGWEPLPAYDDGVLVWVRLDDVGGESPLEAPVVPVRPARAESLSAVYVGVGVCEPEDVVANRLDPWHGAWFHPYSFVGLTVVDVPAAQEDGFTVDVSFRLTGRLVVPVRAVFTAPEPRTVVMRITEGEGEGSVVETHATPLAPDDRGRPRTAVVEAVVAASDRPGFALARRAAPLLRPLVRAAAGRLWRDDLAYAERRWHLRSTGRFPG
- the pgm gene encoding phosphoglucomutase (alpha-D-glucose-1,6-bisphosphate-dependent), which produces MQNARAGQVAGHEDLVDVARLVTAYYALRPDPADPGQRVAFGTSGHRGSSLATAFNDDHIAATSQAICEYRAAQGTDGPLFLGADTHALSEPARVTALEVFAANDVTVLIDQADGYTPTPAVSHAILTHNRGRASGLADGVVVTPSHNPPADGGFKYNPPSGGPAGSEATSWIQDRANDIIASGLKDVRRIPYARALAAPGTGRHDFLGAYVADLPSVLDLDAIRAAGVRIGADPLGGASVAYWGRIAEQHRLDLTVVNPLTDPTWRFMTLDWDGKIRMDCSSPYAMASLIERREQFDIATGNDADADRHGIVTPDGGLMNPNHYLAVAISYLFSHRERWPATAGIGKTLVSSSMIDRVAADVGRQLVEVPVGFKWFVDGLSDGTLGFGGEESAGASFLRRDGSVWTTDKDGIILALLASEITAVTGRTPSQHYTALTDRFGAPAYARVDAPASREEKALLAKLSPRQVTADTLAGDPVTSVLTEAPGNGAALGGIKVATANAWFAARPSGTEDVYKIYGESFLGPDHLRQVQDEARSVVLTALGS